Proteins encoded within one genomic window of Macrobrachium nipponense isolate FS-2020 chromosome 9, ASM1510439v2, whole genome shotgun sequence:
- the LOC135218454 gene encoding lysoplasmalogenase TMEM86B-like, with product MKSEKKEKKNRKVASPDPLPLYHLLPFVLFVAISFIWFLPYKPALATMSVQRMVLKCLPILYLAIYLIVSDRGRGESGRVFFALIFSAIGDGFLAFHDICFLYGVAAFGIAHCIYAKTFGFQPVKLLTGGFLFALNFCILSYFALPYIQPVSFRVCMTIYSLVLVTMAWRSVDRYLFMTSPCKERRLCSALGGIIFIISDSSYVFLQMLELLPHIPAQIIILTTYYLSQLFFMLGSCESFWGPARNYPKKRS from the exons ATGAAGtcagagaagaaggaaaagaagaaccGGAAGGTTGCCTCTCCTGATCCACTTCCTCTGTATCACCtccttccttttgttttgttcgtCGCCATCTCCTTCATATGGTTCCTCCCTTACAAGCCAGCGTTAGCCACCATGTCCGTCCAGCGGATGGTGCTGAAATGTCTGCCGATCTTGTACTTGGCGATCTACCTCATAGTCTCAGATCGAGGACGTGGGGAGTCTGGGAGAGTATTTTTTGCTCTTATATTCTCTGCCATTGGCGACGGGTTTTTG gCTTTCCACGACATATGTTTCCTTTATGGAGTCGCAGCCTTTGGAATAGCTCACTGTATATACGCGAAGACGTTCGGCTTCCAACCAGTGAAGCTTCTGACTGGCGGTTTCCTGTTCGCTTTGAACTTCTGCATTTTGTCTTACTTTGCTTTGCCCTACATCCAGCCAGTCTCCTTTAGAGTCTGCATGACCATCTATAGCCTGGTCTTAGTGACGATGGCCTGGAGATCCGTGGATAG GTACCTCTTCATGACCTCACCTTGCAAGGAACGGCGCTTGTGCTCGGCATTGGGaggaatcatattcattatttcagATTCTTCCTATGTCTTTTTGCAAATGTTGGAGCTTCTGCCTCATATTCCTGCACAGATAATTATTTTGACTACGTATTACCTCTCACAACTTTTCTTCATGCTTGGATCCTGCGAAAGTTTCTGGGGCCCAGCCAGGAACTATCCGAAAAAGAGATCTTAA